GCTTCACGTCCTCCGGGGTGAGCCCCGAAGGGCATCCGGCGGGGATCGGATCGTCTTGAGCCCACTCGGCGTCGGTATGCCGGAGGATGATGAGTTTGAGCTGATTGTAGTCGGGGAGCAGGACGCCTTCGGTTCGGAGGCTGTGCCAGAGCATTGCCTGATAGGCGTTGGCCCGTTCTTCCATGATGCCGACAATCCGGGAAGGATCCTCGATAAAAACCTCAAACCCTTTCTCGCTTCTACCGAGGTCGGCCGCCCCCTCATCGAAGGGATAGGAGGTGTCGATGACGAGGATCAGCCCGCGTCGTGTTTGCGGGTGAGCCGGATTCAACTTGTTCAGGAAAAGGGTGGTCAGTGATTCCGTGCCGAGATTATCGAAGAGCCCGCCGTCGCCGACGTGGGTATAGGATGAGGATCCCGCTGTCTGATAGGTCACCGGTCCGACCACCGGTGGAAATGAGGCGGAGGTGGCCACGGCGAGCGACACCGGCAGCGTGCGGTGATCACCGCCGAGGTCTTCCACGGTTAACGGGAGGAACTGGTTCTTGGCCCGATCCACGCTGCGGTCGAAGCTGGCCTTGCCTTCCGGGGTGAATTGGAGGCCCTTGGCGATCAGCTTGGCGCGCAACTCTGCGGTGAAATCGTAGGCAAAGTTCGCCGGGGCCAGCGTGGTCAGCACGAGCCGACGGCCTGAGTTGTACATCGTGCCGTTCAGCATGATCTGCGGCGCATCTCCATGTCTGGTTCGCTCATACAATCCGGCAAAGGTGATCTCGTCGAAAAAGTTGGCATCCCAGACATCGGCGAACGAATGCGCGAACTTGGTGGGGTTGGCCACCCGGAAGTTCAGCACCTGACGCCCCAGTGCCCGGATCTGAAAGTTCTTCTGCATGTCATCTTTGAAGCGGGCGAAAAACTGCTGATACGCGGGAGACAGTTGTTGGCCGGCAAACATAGGCTCCGTCTTTGCCGGTTTCTTGACGGCGTAGTAGGCCGTCGCCAGACTCCCGCCCGAGACGCTGGACATATGGGTGACCGCTTCCAGGACGCTGCGTTCCTGTCCGGCCTCCATGAAGCGGACATTCGCGAGGGCTTCCAGCGTGCCGGCAGCGAAGGTTGCGGCGCGGCTCCCGCCGCCTGATACGGCGAGGCCGACCACTGTGTCTCGATCGGGCAACGGGGCAAAGACCGGCTGGTGCTGGTCGGTATGAGCGGGGAGCTGGTGGATCTTGGCAAAACACCCGCTGAGAGCGAGAAGGTATCCCAGGCTCAGGCTGAGTGAGAGTGTGCGTGTCATTGCGTCCTCGTCAGTTCGTCATATGCGCTGATGTTGAGCGATTAGGGATGCTGTGTGACTTGAAAATAGCAGAAGCCTTCGTGCTCGACGAGTTTCTTTGCAAAAACTCCCGCGGCTGTTTCGAGCGTGGCGGCGACGGTTTCGTTGTTCGTGCCGAACAAGCCCCCGCCGCGCACGGCTTTTCCTGTCAGAGAGGTGACGACAGCTTCAGTTCTGAGGGCCTGGCGCGTCACGGTGGCCAGAGCTTCAAACGAAATGGGCGGGTGAGACGGATCGAAAGCCGGATAGGGGGCGGCCGTCGTCGGCAGACGGAGGGCCGTTGCCTGTTGCACGGCGGGAACACGGAAGGCGGCGTCGAAGAAGGCTTCCAGAAACAGGCGGGTGAGGTCGGCGCTGACCCGTTGTGAGTT
The sequence above is drawn from the Nitrospira sp. genome and encodes:
- a CDS encoding patatin-like phospholipase family protein, with product MTRTLSLSLSLGYLLALSGCFAKIHQLPAHTDQHQPVFAPLPDRDTVVGLAVSGGGSRAATFAAGTLEALANVRFMEAGQERSVLEAVTHMSSVSGGSLATAYYAVKKPAKTEPMFAGQQLSPAYQQFFARFKDDMQKNFQIRALGRQVLNFRVANPTKFAHSFADVWDANFFDEITFAGLYERTRHGDAPQIMLNGTMYNSGRRLVLTTLAPANFAYDFTAELRAKLIAKGLQFTPEGKASFDRSVDRAKNQFLPLTVEDLGGDHRTLPVSLAVATSASFPPVVGPVTYQTAGSSSYTHVGDGGLFDNLGTESLTTLFLNKLNPAHPQTRRGLILVIDTSYPFDEGAADLGRSEKGFEVFIEDPSRIVGIMEERANAYQAMLWHSLRTEGVLLPDYNQLKLIILRHTDAEWAQDDPIPAGCPSGLTPEDVKRVIRQIPTLFKIDEDCHAPLLFAAAKKVVEKQQGRIVTFLQAAPAH